A segment of the Fibrobacter succinogenes subsp. succinogenes S85 genome:
TGCCCTCCACCCGCACGATTGACAACCATATCGTGAACCTGAGGCGCAAACTTGAAGACGACCAGGCCAACCCGAAAATCATCCTTTCTATCCGTGGAGCAGGCTACAAGTTTGATGCGTAATATTTGGCAAAAAGAAAACGTTTTCAAGGCGTGGGTTTTCGCAATCCTCGCCCTCTGTTCGCTGTTTTCTAGCCAAGCACTCGCAAGCAAGATGGCATCGCAACTCCAGGAAGCCATCTACCTCTTCGAAATGAAAGGCGAAGTTGACGAATCTATCCGCCTTCTAGAAAAAATTTCCCGTCAGGGAGATGCCGACGACAAGGAATCCGCATTCTTTTACCTCGGCAAAATCTACGACTTGGCAAACAACAAGGCCCAGGCCAACCACTTTTACAGCCGCAGCCAGGCGTTTACCAAAAATACAAGCAAATCCTACTGGCTTGCAAGCCGAGACGCCGCTACCAGTTTTGCACCCGTAAGGCTCCTGCAAAAGACAATCCCCCTCCGCAGCCCCATCCGCAAGTTCTTTGAAGGTAAAAAAGCGAACATCCTTTTTGAAAACGGACACATCGCCAAAATAGAAAGCGGGATGGTTATCGAAATTGCATCAAAGCTCAATGAAAACGATCACCTGCTGCATATCGATTCCGAAGGAATGTGGTACCAGAATTCCACTCGAGATTCTGTCTTTTACAGGCCGCACAATTCGCCCAATCAGGAAACACCTTACAACATCAAAGACTTAAGCCAATTTACCGCCGCAAACGGCTATGCTATCGCCATCACCGACAAGGGCTTCTATATATTAGACCGCAAGGGGACAATCACAAAAGGTAGCGTTGACTACACCTCTTGCCAAATCCAGAACGACTTGTTCATTAGCGACAACTTCATTGTCAACTGTCCCGACAACGCCCTCCACTTTATTTCAGCAAATTCGGCAGCAGAAGCGTTTATCATCGCACAATACGACATCATCCAGCAGACATTTGTCCTCAAGGACAAAATATATCTCATTTCAGGGAACGAGCTTTTCTGCTACACATTGCAAAATCCAAAGACTCCGCTTTGGAAAGCAGCCGTCGGGAACATCGAAACACTTCAGGCATTCGAAAAGAATATCGTCACGCTAGAAGCTTCCGGTAAAGTCACCTTGTACGACCAACAGACCGGAAACATCAACGCAAGCATCCGCGTCAACGCCTCGAACGTGTACCAGCTAGCCCAGGGAACGCTAGGACTTTTCTCGAACGAAGGATCCGTCATTACAGTTGATACGTTACTCCGACCGCTGTGGAATTTCAACTTTGCAAAGTCCCCGATGACAGCCCCGATTGTCAAAAGGCGCTTTATCTACATTCCCTACGAAGACAAGAAAATCTACGCCATCGATTCCCATTATTACGGTCAGCGTCCACTATATACGAGTAAACTTGCCGCCCAGGCAATTTTACAAGCCAAGCAAGACCATTGGGAAAACATCCCTCCGCTCCTGGATACAATCATCAAGAATGAACCAGGCAATGCCGAAGCTCATTTTCTCAAGGCCTTAAATCTGGAGAAGCAGGAGGCGCCCGAAAAGAACCGCCAAAGAGCATGGGCCGAAGCGGTAAGGCTTTCTGTCGGCGGTAGCCCGCAAATTGCAAGTACAATATTGAGCCATTACAGCGATGTCATCGGTGCAAGTTTTGCAAGCCCGTTAAACATATCGCCCAAGACGATGTACCCGCAATTCCTGGGGGCCAAAAAGAATCTCTACACCGTTGACCCGGCTACAGAACAACTTATCTGCATCAATGCCGAAAATGGCGAACAGCGCTGGAGCAAGTACATCGGCAAAATCGGGAACGCCCCAGTCATACAGTCCGATGAAAATGCCATCGTCATTTCAACAGGCTACCAGATGAACGTTTACGACATGAACAAGGATGCGTTCAACAAGCCGTTGCAACTCCCAGGAAAAGCATTCAACTTCACAATGACTAGCGATTATATTTACGCCTCGACGTGGAATGGTTTTTTGCTCAAGATTTCACGAGCAAACAACAGCATCGTCTGGTCGCGTAAAGTTTATTCCATGCCATTCCATGTCGTAAAGCTCCCTAAATTCTTGCAGCTTTGCAACCTTGATGGAGCGCTGATGCGCCTCAATGACGATAACGGCTCTACGCAAGAAAAATCATCAAATAGAGTTCCGGTCAACATCACGGCCATGGAAGGAATCGACTCGACCCTCGTCCTCGTTTCAAACACAAATAAACTTTTCCTACAGAATACGAAAAAGAAGGATTACAGTCCCACACAAGTTCTCATGGAATACCCCATTATTTCGATGCAAGTGTTCCGCGACCAGAATGAAGACAAAATCATCATTTCACTTTCGGACCAGTCCATCCTTCTTTATTCCAACATCGGCACCCCGCTCTGGAAATATCAAGGCAAAAAGTCCATATTCTCCAAGCCTTTCATTTACGATGGCAAAGCATGGATCGACCAAGGGAATGAAATCATCGCACTTTCTATCAAAACCGGCAAAGTGGTCAAGACTTTCAATACCCCAGGTGGCGCAGGAACACCGTTCATTCTGAACCACACCCTGTTTAGCGCCTCCCCAAAACGCGTTCTTTACGCATTTCCGCTATAAATTAGCACTATAGGTCATAGTAAACTAAATTTTAGTGGTCATTTTTGCAAAATCTCACTACATTTTGCAAAGCTTGTTTTTCAAGGAAATCCATGAGCGTCCACATTAAAAGAATCGTCTCCTTGAGCTACCTCTCCATAGCGGTGGCATTCATGCTCACAGGCTGCAAGGAAGATGTTTCAAAGACGCCCAAAACCGCGGTTTCTGATTACCCGCGAAACGAAACCCTTTACGTAGGTGGTTTCGACTGGTCTCCGCCCGCAACATTTAACCCGCTGGACCCGGATCCAAATTTCCCGGCAGACGGAAACATCCGCCTCATGTACGAGTCTTTACTCGCCTATAACCAGCTGACAGGCGGACTCGACCCCATGCTTGCAGATTCCTACAGCCAGACGGATTCGACCATTACCGTCCACCTGAACCCGCGAGCCAAATGGAACAACGGTGAAACGCTCACCACCGAAGATGTGTTATTCACCTTCAAGCTGGATTCCATCCTCCCGACAGCCCATCATAACAACTGGAAGTATATCAAGGCGATATCCGCTGACAGCGACAACTTTATTTCTTTCTACATGGCAGCAAACAGGAACCCGCTCATGGTTCTGAATGCCATTGCCGAGACATCGATTCTCCCCAAGTCTGTATTCGAGCCTTTGCTTAAGTCTGCAAAGACCGGCAAAAGCTACAACATGGAGAAGATTCTCGAATTCAAGAACGACGCTCAACCAGTCGCTTCGGGGCCTTATACCTTAGCCAACTATTCTCCAGACCAAATTGTGCTAAAACGCAGTGAAAACTACTGGAGATCTAGCAATTACGGTGGCAGAAAGCCTGCTCCCAAATACATCATACACCCCATTTACGACAAGAATGACAATTTTAACAATGCCATGAGTCGAGGAAACCTGGACGTTTCTTCCATTTACTTGCCTAGAATTTGGGAAAAGGCCAAAGACAGCATCCGCTCCTGGAGCCGCGAAGAACCATACCAGCTCCCCGCCACCATTACGGCCTTGGTCGTTGCAACCACAAAAGAACCGTTCAACAACGTAAGCTTTAGACGCGCATTAGCCCACTCAATTGACTTCGATAAAATCAAAGCTCGCGCCCTTTCGAACTACACCCCCGCCGTGCAGCCCGGGTTCATCCTCCCGTTTGGCCTCGAAAAGAAGTATTTCAACAAGGAAGACGCCGACGAGTTCGGCTACAGCTACAACACTGAAAAAGCACGTGAAATTCTCCAGGAAGCAGGCTATTCCTGGAACGCAGACGGAAAACTTCTCGACAAGAAGAAAAAGCTTGTCCGCAGCATTTCCATCGAGTGTCCGCAAGGCTGGAACGACTGGATTGAAGCCATCAATGTTGTCGTGGAATCGTTTGCCGAAATCGGAATTACCGCAACACCTAAGATTGTCGACTACGCCATGTGGGACTCGGACCTGCGCCGGGGTACTTTTGACCTCGCCATGAAGACTCCGCCGACAGAGCACTCAGTCGCCAATCCATGGAACAGGTTCTACCAAATGCTAAGCACTTTATCTTATAAGCCTGTCGGTGAAGAGACATTTGTAAACCAGGGACGTTTCCAGAATCCCGAAATAAATGATATCTTGGCCAACATACCGACCATCGCAAATGAAGATTCGCTCGTTCTAGCGTACCGGGAACTCAACAAACTGTTCATGGAAACAGTCCCTGTACTCCCCCTCATGTACAGGCCATCGACATTCTACCAGTTCTCAACTAAACACTGGACAAACTTCCCTACGGCAGAAAACCCGTATGCACCCCCTAGCAACCTTATTGTTGCTGCTGGAGTAAGCGCACTTTGGGAAATTGTACCCGTTGATAAAGCCGATAATCAATAAAAAAGTTTCTCTTTCACCGTAAAAAAATTATCTTTAGCAAACCATTTAAAGGAGTATATCGTGGGAAAATTACGCTTTGTTTTGCCTAATACTTTCACAAGCCTGAACTTTTTGCTTGGCGTGTTCTCCATTTGCTGGACAACCGGAGCATTTGGTTCGTTTAGTACGGCAGACCAAATCCGCATGGGTGCCTATTTCGTCATGTTGTGCGCCCTTTTTGATAAGCTTGATGGCTTTGCCGCCCGCCTCGTGAACGCCAGTTCCGAATTCGGCGCTCAGTTCGATAGCCTTGCCGACTTGGTGGCTTTCGGTCTCGCCCCTGCATTCTGCGTTTTCTTCACCTACAAGATTTACGCACCGGAATGGTTCCAGAACCATGGGCTCCTGATGACGGTTGCACTTGCCGTTTACGTGCTCTGTGCCGCCATGCGCCTCGCCAAGTACAATGCTTGCGATTCTGACACTTACCACCACCATTTCTCCGGCCTCCCTTCCACCTTTGCGGGCATGGTCAATGCAACACTCATCGTGTTCCTCATGACCAAGGGCGTTTTCGCAGACTCCAGCACGTTCCTCTTCTGGCTCCCGATTATCGTGTTTGTCATTACAGGATTCTTGATGGTAAGCCCGTTGTTCCTCCCGAAACTCCAGCCGCGCAAGAACAAGGCTTTCAACATTTTCCAGATCGTGCTGATCCTGCTCACCTACGTTGCAGGCATCCTCTTCTACAACCCGAAGGTACCGTTCATTCTTGAATACCTGCTCATTCTCGGTTCAAGCTACATGGTGATTGGTTTTGCAGTAGGCCTCATCTACCGCAAGCAGATTATCAAAGAAGCTAAAGCAGCCAAAAAGTAGGAAGTAGACGGTAGACAGTAGACAGTGGATAGCCGTCAGTCGCTAATTTGAAGTTATGCCCGCTGCAAGCGGGCATTTCTTTTTATGGAGATTATTGGCGCGTTCTAGCGCGACACAAAGCGTTCCAAGAATTCCGCGAACGCACGACCATAGCGGTCAAACAAATGTTCTAGCGACATGCGCGGGAGTTCAAGCGTCACGCATTCCAAGTTACGTTCACCACACCACGTCCCGAAGCTCCCCGGCGTTTTATACCCAATATCCGGCAACCAAGGCAAGTTGAACGCATTCATCACGCCCTCAACAAGCGATGTTTTTTGCGGGGCATCGACGCATGCTATCGGGGCATGCATCGCAAGCACGCTCGCAGGCTTCAGCTTTTCAATTAACGCGACAAGCGCTTGCGTTTCCGGTTCGCTCCCTGCAAATGCTCCCGGCAATAAAAGCGTATCGCGAGGCGCTTCAAGAATTGAGCGTGAACCGACCTTTTCCGTTGAGAAGTTCTGCGTCTTGAAATTGCGGTTCAAGTCCACGCCGTTCGCGTTTCCGCGCGTTCCAAGAGCAGCTCCGTCCGGATTGGCGCACAGAATAAAAGCAATAGAATCAAAAGGCTCGTCAAAAGCACGAAGCACACGGCTCAAGAGGAACGTCGTCTCCGGCTCTTCGCCGTGAATCCCAGCCATTACAAGCAACTTGCATTCGCTCTTGCACGGGTAGTACAGCAGTGGAGCGCCCAGCACAGAGCGTCCATATTCAAGAGAAGGCAACCGGATAATACCGCGGGATTCGGGAGAATAGTTCATAGTAGATAGTTGGCAGAACTTAGTTGGCAGAGCTTAGAGAGAAGAGTTATGTTCTAAGATCTAAGTTCTAAGAGCGAAGCGAGCTAAGTTCTAAATAAAGTAAGGATAGATGTAATCCTCCGCGAGCTGCGGGAGATTCACCAGTACAGCGCGTTTGCATTCCATATCCGAGCGTTCATAGATGCTCCGCAGTGTGTCTAGCGAAAAATGCTCCAAGCGCTTACGCGATGTCGGCAAGTGCGCAATGTGCCAGCCTTCAGGCTTGATTTTCCCGCACCCGGGAATAAACACACGGCTAAAGCCAAACGATGTATCAGCCTCCATCCGGGACGTCAAAAAAGCATGGAACTTTGCAAACATGCCACTGCACTCCGCGGGCGTGAGCTCAACCTCATAGCCCTCCGGGCATGCAGCTCCATCGACCACGTCGATGTCCGTCCCCAGATGGTGACGGCTCGCCCCCGGCAATGCCGACCATGTGAGAATCGCATACATCAGCTCTTCTTCGTCTTTCGGGCGTTCCATCGGCTCGCCCTTTTCATTCAAGAGCTTGAGTTCGCCACGCGCCTTGCGATTCCAAATTGAGAGTTGCTTTTCAAACGAACGGTACGCCGATTCAATACGCAGCACAAAACCATTCACCTTGACTTCGTTTGACAGAGCACGCAAATCATCCACAATTTCGCGATCTACAAAGTATCCCGGCTGGAATTCCACCAAGTCAGGCGTACCAAGGCCATAGGGCAACAAATCCTGAGACAAGTCCGTCATTGAATCGTCCCTCCCATTTTTTCAATCAAGTCTTTCCATTGCTGCACCGTCGTTTTCTTTTTGGGCTTCGACTTTTTACCCAAAAGCGACTGCGCCAACGGAGCCGGATTCGCATGAGTCCACGCAATCGCTAGCGCATCCGAAGCATCAAGCGGGAGATCCCCGCCAACAATTCCCAAATGCGCAAAAATCATGTTCGCCACATGTTCCTTCGAGGCGGCGCCATTGCCTGTCACGGCCTGCTTCACAACTTTCGGTGGGTATTCCTCGTACGTCATTCCGCGACGGTGGCACGCCACAAGAATCGCCCCGCGGATATGCCCAAGCACCAAGGCGCTCTTCACGTTCTTTGCAAAGAACACGCCTTCCATCGCAAGCGCATCCGGGTGGTAATGGTCCAGGCGTTTTTCGAGCTCCGTCACGATATGCACAAGCCTATCTTCGAGATTTTTGGTGGCATTCGCATGGAACGTGCCATATTCCAGCACCTGAATTTGGTTGCCAGTCTTTTTCAAGAACGCATATCCGGTCGTAATCGAGCCCGGGTCAATACCAAGAATAACCATATTCCAAAAAATAGATAAAATTGCTTTTTTTTCAAAAAAAACGCATTTACGGGAGCGTACTTTATTAGATTTCTCTTATAGGAGGCCGCAATGCTGATTGATCAAGAACATGCAGAGTATATGAGAACTAAAGCTCACCCGAGGCAGTTGGGAATTCCCCTGAGCCGTTGGGGGCGTAACCTTATCGCCTGCTGTCCGTTCCACGCTCCAGAAGAAACATCGCTGTTTTTCTACGACGCGCTAGGTTACTGGCGCTACCGCTGTCTCCAATGTGGTGCAGAAGGCGACTTGGTCGATTTTTTGATGAAGAGCCGTTTCAACGGCGTGGACGAACAGACCGCCCGTTCCGAAGCCTTTGAATTCCTCGGCGCACTCGACAAGGATCTCGTAAACAATCAGGATAGCGAACACCCGTGGGTCAAGGAAGTCGGTGGCGAAAAGTCCAAAGTGCTCGAATGCTTTGTACGTTACTGCCACTGGGCCGCCTGCAAGAGCCCCTCTTCGGCAAAGTTCCTCGAAGCCCGTGGCTGGAGCATTGGCCAAGCCCAACTTTACGGTCTCGGTTACTACAGCGGCGACCCGGAACCGTTCATCAGCTACTGCATGCTCTCCGGTATCGAACGCCACCAGATCAGTTTTTACCTCGACAACCTCGAAGCGTATCACGAACCGCGAATTACCATTCCGGCCCGCAATTCCAAGGGATTTATCCATTCCGTTTACGGTAGACTCATCGACGATAACGAAAAGAGCCATACCTACATCACGTATGCTTCCGGCCCGACCGTTATTCCGTTCAACATCCAGGCAGATAGCGAAAACCCCATTATCGTGCAAGGTTTCTTTGATGCGCTCACGGCGGACCTCGCCGGCATCCCAGGCGTTGTCTCCACGATGTTCCAGGAACTGAACGTCAACCACCTGTACAAACTCAAGGCTTGCGGGGCCGAATCATTCACAGTTATTTTGCGCCGCGAAGAAGACCGTCGCAACCAGGAACTCAAGATTCAAAAATACTTGAAGCTCGCCGAACAGATGCACATGAGCCTCAAGTCCATTGTGCTCCCGAAGGACGAATCCGTTGATACGTTTGTCCGCAAGAACGGCGCCGACCAGCTCATCGACCTCATCGCCAATACCGAAGTCGATACCATTCATTCGCACCGCCGCTCCATGCTGTTGCAGGACATCAAGGAAAACTTCGATACCGCAATGGCATGCCCGCCTGACCAGAGCGTGGGCTACAAGCTCAGCACATTCCCGAAGCTCACCAAGGAAATCGACGGTGTGCAGTCGGGATGTTTCTTTGTTTCGTCTCAGCCGTTCGGCCTCAAGACATTCTTGCTTTCAAGCCTCACGCTTGACCTCATCGAAAGCAATCCAAACCTCAAGGTCATTTACGTGGCCTATGAAACACCGCGCCGCCAAATCTTTGACCGCTTCGTTTCCATGCTCATCGGTGAATCGATTTTGAACGTCCGCAAGCAGAATGCAGACAACGAAATCAACAAAAAGATTACGGAAGCTACACGCGACCTGATGGCTTACGTGCGCAACAACCGTCTCGAAATCTGGGACGACATGCCTTCGCTCGACTTTAACGACTTGCTCAAGACACTTAGCCAGGAACTCAAGGACCATCCGGACTTGATTCTCGTGATTGACGGTATCGACCACATGAAGATTACCGACCGCCCGGAACTCCCGGACATCCACGAGAAGCGTTCGTCCATCATGCTCGACTTGTACAAGGCTCTCGACATCCCGATATTCCTCGGTGGCGAACTCATCGATTCCAACATGGGACTCCTTGGCCCGCGTGCATACCTCCGCGATTCTGACGCCATTTACTGGCTTACCGAAAAGGATGGCGCATTGAATCTCTCCGTAGATTCCAAGCGTATGGGCACAAGCCGCGTGTACGAAGACAAGATTTTGATTGACCCACAATCTAGCCGCATGAAAGAAGCTTAATGTTTACCATTGTCGATTTTAACAACTTCTGGAGTCCGTCAGGAGGCGGAGTCCGCCGTTACCATTTGCAGAAAATGGCGTTTTATGAACGCCAAAACGAAGTCCGTTCCGTCTTCGTGATGCCATCAGCAAGCACTTATACCGAAACACGAAGCGATGGCTTGATTATCGAACATGTGGAAGCATTCCGATTCCCCGGCAACTGGGAATACCGCTTTATGTGGAAGTCCAAACAAATTCGCCCGATTCTCGAGAAGTACAAACCGGACGTGATTGAAGTGGGTTCACCCTACATTTTGCCCTCGGCCGTGCGCCGCATTGCAAAAAAAGTTGTCCCCAACGCTGCACTGTTCAGCTTTTGGCATGCCGACTTCCCCGTGACTTACGTGGGGCGCCCCATCGCCAAAAAATTCGGCACAAGCGTAGGCGTTCTTTCCCGCAGAATAGCATTCTGGTACGCCAAACAGGAATTTAAAAACTACGATTGCGTACAAGCGTCTTCGAAAGAAGCGATGGCTCGCCTCAAGAAGAACGGACTCCCCGACCCGCGTTGGATTCCG
Coding sequences within it:
- a CDS encoding PQQ-binding-like beta-propeller repeat protein encodes the protein MRNIWQKENVFKAWVFAILALCSLFSSQALASKMASQLQEAIYLFEMKGEVDESIRLLEKISRQGDADDKESAFFYLGKIYDLANNKAQANHFYSRSQAFTKNTSKSYWLASRDAATSFAPVRLLQKTIPLRSPIRKFFEGKKANILFENGHIAKIESGMVIEIASKLNENDHLLHIDSEGMWYQNSTRDSVFYRPHNSPNQETPYNIKDLSQFTAANGYAIAITDKGFYILDRKGTITKGSVDYTSCQIQNDLFISDNFIVNCPDNALHFISANSAAEAFIIAQYDIIQQTFVLKDKIYLISGNELFCYTLQNPKTPLWKAAVGNIETLQAFEKNIVTLEASGKVTLYDQQTGNINASIRVNASNVYQLAQGTLGLFSNEGSVITVDTLLRPLWNFNFAKSPMTAPIVKRRFIYIPYEDKKIYAIDSHYYGQRPLYTSKLAAQAILQAKQDHWENIPPLLDTIIKNEPGNAEAHFLKALNLEKQEAPEKNRQRAWAEAVRLSVGGSPQIASTILSHYSDVIGASFASPLNISPKTMYPQFLGAKKNLYTVDPATEQLICINAENGEQRWSKYIGKIGNAPVIQSDENAIVISTGYQMNVYDMNKDAFNKPLQLPGKAFNFTMTSDYIYASTWNGFLLKISRANNSIVWSRKVYSMPFHVVKLPKFLQLCNLDGALMRLNDDNGSTQEKSSNRVPVNITAMEGIDSTLVLVSNTNKLFLQNTKKKDYSPTQVLMEYPIISMQVFRDQNEDKIIISLSDQSILLYSNIGTPLWKYQGKKSIFSKPFIYDGKAWIDQGNEIIALSIKTGKVVKTFNTPGGAGTPFILNHTLFSASPKRVLYAFPL
- a CDS encoding ABC transporter substrate-binding protein yields the protein MSVHIKRIVSLSYLSIAVAFMLTGCKEDVSKTPKTAVSDYPRNETLYVGGFDWSPPATFNPLDPDPNFPADGNIRLMYESLLAYNQLTGGLDPMLADSYSQTDSTITVHLNPRAKWNNGETLTTEDVLFTFKLDSILPTAHHNNWKYIKAISADSDNFISFYMAANRNPLMVLNAIAETSILPKSVFEPLLKSAKTGKSYNMEKILEFKNDAQPVASGPYTLANYSPDQIVLKRSENYWRSSNYGGRKPAPKYIIHPIYDKNDNFNNAMSRGNLDVSSIYLPRIWEKAKDSIRSWSREEPYQLPATITALVVATTKEPFNNVSFRRALAHSIDFDKIKARALSNYTPAVQPGFILPFGLEKKYFNKEDADEFGYSYNTEKAREILQEAGYSWNADGKLLDKKKKLVRSISIECPQGWNDWIEAINVVVESFAEIGITATPKIVDYAMWDSDLRRGTFDLAMKTPPTEHSVANPWNRFYQMLSTLSYKPVGEETFVNQGRFQNPEINDILANIPTIANEDSLVLAYRELNKLFMETVPVLPLMYRPSTFYQFSTKHWTNFPTAENPYAPPSNLIVAAGVSALWEIVPVDKADNQ
- a CDS encoding CDP-alcohol phosphatidyltransferase family protein, translating into MGKLRFVLPNTFTSLNFLLGVFSICWTTGAFGSFSTADQIRMGAYFVMLCALFDKLDGFAARLVNASSEFGAQFDSLADLVAFGLAPAFCVFFTYKIYAPEWFQNHGLLMTVALAVYVLCAAMRLAKYNACDSDTYHHHFSGLPSTFAGMVNATLIVFLMTKGVFADSSTFLFWLPIIVFVITGFLMVSPLFLPKLQPRKNKAFNIFQIVLILLTYVAGILFYNPKVPFILEYLLILGSSYMVIGFAVGLIYRKQIIKEAKAAKK
- the mpaA gene encoding murein tripeptide amidase MpaA is translated as MNYSPESRGIIRLPSLEYGRSVLGAPLLYYPCKSECKLLVMAGIHGEEPETTFLLSRVLRAFDEPFDSIAFILCANPDGAALGTRGNANGVDLNRNFKTQNFSTEKVGSRSILEAPRDTLLLPGAFAGSEPETQALVALIEKLKPASVLAMHAPIACVDAPQKTSLVEGVMNAFNLPWLPDIGYKTPGSFGTWCGERNLECVTLELPRMSLEHLFDRYGRAFAEFLERFVSR
- a CDS encoding M15 family metallopeptidase; its protein translation is MTDLSQDLLPYGLGTPDLVEFQPGYFVDREIVDDLRALSNEVKVNGFVLRIESAYRSFEKQLSIWNRKARGELKLLNEKGEPMERPKDEEELMYAILTWSALPGASRHHLGTDIDVVDGAACPEGYEVELTPAECSGMFAKFHAFLTSRMEADTSFGFSRVFIPGCGKIKPEGWHIAHLPTSRKRLEHFSLDTLRSIYERSDMECKRAVLVNLPQLAEDYIYPYFI
- the ruvC gene encoding crossover junction endodeoxyribonuclease RuvC — translated: MVILGIDPGSITTGYAFLKKTGNQIQVLEYGTFHANATKNLEDRLVHIVTELEKRLDHYHPDALAMEGVFFAKNVKSALVLGHIRGAILVACHRRGMTYEEYPPKVVKQAVTGNGAASKEHVANMIFAHLGIVGGDLPLDASDALAIAWTHANPAPLAQSLLGKKSKPKKKTTVQQWKDLIEKMGGTIQ
- a CDS encoding CHC2 zinc finger domain-containing protein: MLIDQEHAEYMRTKAHPRQLGIPLSRWGRNLIACCPFHAPEETSLFFYDALGYWRYRCLQCGAEGDLVDFLMKSRFNGVDEQTARSEAFEFLGALDKDLVNNQDSEHPWVKEVGGEKSKVLECFVRYCHWAACKSPSSAKFLEARGWSIGQAQLYGLGYYSGDPEPFISYCMLSGIERHQISFYLDNLEAYHEPRITIPARNSKGFIHSVYGRLIDDNEKSHTYITYASGPTVIPFNIQADSENPIIVQGFFDALTADLAGIPGVVSTMFQELNVNHLYKLKACGAESFTVILRREEDRRNQELKIQKYLKLAEQMHMSLKSIVLPKDESVDTFVRKNGADQLIDLIANTEVDTIHSHRRSMLLQDIKENFDTAMACPPDQSVGYKLSTFPKLTKEIDGVQSGCFFVSSQPFGLKTFLLSSLTLDLIESNPNLKVIYVAYETPRRQIFDRFVSMLIGESILNVRKQNADNEINKKITEATRDLMAYVRNNRLEIWDDMPSLDFNDLLKTLSQELKDHPDLILVIDGIDHMKITDRPELPDIHEKRSSIMLDLYKALDIPIFLGGELIDSNMGLLGPRAYLRDSDAIYWLTEKDGALNLSVDSKRMGTSRVYEDKILIDPQSSRMKEA